A single region of the Populus nigra chromosome 2, ddPopNigr1.1, whole genome shotgun sequence genome encodes:
- the LOC133682120 gene encoding ribonuclease 2 — translation MTSLSVQTLLVLIVFVTASFCMIEEASAIEGQREFDYFALSLQWPGTYCRRTRHCCSKNACCRGANAPTEFTIHGLWPDYNDGTWPACCTRSDFNEKEISTLHDALEKYWPSLSCGSSSSCHGTKGSFWAHEWEKHGTCSSPVVHDEYSYFSTTLNVYFKYNVTKVLNEAGYVPSNSEKYPLGGIVSAIENAFHATPQLVCSKGDLEELRICFYKDFKPRDCVIQNDMYTSKSSCPKYVSLPAYVSLGLDGAGTEVSWVPDNEGDEAL, via the exons ATGACATCTCTCTCTGTCCAAACGCTGCTCGTGCTGATCGTCTTCGTAACGGCATCGTTTTGCATGATCGAGGAAGCGAGTGCAATAGAAGGACAGAGGGAATTCGATTACTTCGCCTTGTCTCTGCAATGGCCTGGCACCTACTGCCGCCGCACCCGCCATTGCTGCTCCAAAAATGCTTGTTGCCGAGG CGCAAATGCTCCGACTGAATTTACAATCC ATGGCCTCTGGCCTGACTATAATGATGGAACGTGGCCTGCGTGTTGTACTCGATCCGATTTCAATGAAAAGGAG ATCTCCACATTGCATGATGCTCTAGAGAAGTATTGGCCATCTCTTAGTTGTGGTTCATCATCATCTTGCCATGGTACAAAAGGATCCTTTTGGGCACATGAG TGGG AGAAGCATGGAACTTGCTCCTCTCCAGTTGTTCACGATGAATATAGTTACTTTTCAACAACCCTCAATGTCTACTTTAAATATAATGTTACA AAAGTACTGAATGAAGCAGGATATGTTCCTTCAAATAGTGAGAAATATCCTCTTGGAGGCATTGTATCTGCTATCGAGAATGCTTTCCATGCAACCCCGCAACTGGTTTGCTCAAAGGGGGATTTGGAGGAACTTCGTATATGCTTCTATAAGGATTTCAAG CCTCGGGACTGTGTAATTCAAAATGACATGTACACTTCAAAGAGCTCATGTCCGAAGTATGTTAGCTTGCCAGCATATGTTTCATTGG GGCTTGACGGAGCTGGAACAGAAGTCTCGTGGGTGCCTGATAATGAAGGTGACGAGGCTCTTTGA
- the LOC133682118 gene encoding uncharacterized protein LOC133682118 — translation MVQLFLREEAKRKEDVREEDSERAKRMIWLLKELESVIWSLITRSEARLWLYNTISCITSLTPYQKRELFVSLLRTTSKKGLASQLWQLIFQKRPHEAGTLLAERSYVLEKFFQGNQTRILQWFSNFSSTGLRHKKGAKALSQFAFVHRNICWEELEWKGKHGQSPAVVATKPHYFLELDILRTVENFLENVPDFWTSREFADSLRDGDIFFVETKFFVDFFVGLMYEEDSRDVWEVINEFLMEESFSVLCQHLLITLEEQEFCAFLESLCKYLNRRMEPNDFGDSSCLLEFVLSKFNGYESIDQLLLLNAVIYRGRQLLKLLHDEESQEEQAKINDIVSHICSISSSANSFVPILNECLKMKTTGGIKILGLQSWAFHYALSEKCQSPEAWESLFSNNGISFRKSDRFALLHGDELLEENDSEMDDRASTKRKSRKKKKSKKKRKRNSDDDDSYDHGLLDLDTSNSKLGLQARDGSWLLSTDGFSASWTNADLPEHLSKFCFSTWMKWAFAKWRNVA, via the exons ATGGTTCAGTTGTTCTTAAGAGAAGAAGCTAAGAGGAAAGAAGACGTGCGCGAGGAAGATAGTGAACGTGCAAAGCGAATGATATGGCTTTTGAAGGAACTAGAATCAGTTATTTGGTCACTGATTACTCGATCAGAAGCACGTTTATGGCTTTACAACACTATATCATGCATCACCTCCCTTACTCCTTACCAAAAAAGAGAGCTTTTTGTGAGCTTATTGAGGACGACGAGCAAGAAAGGTTTAGCTTCCCAGCTCTGGCAATTGATTTTTCAGAAGAGACCGCACGAAGCAGGAACACTTTTGGCCGAGAGAAGTTATGTGCTTGAGAAATTCTTTCaag GAAATCAAACCCGTATATTGCAATGGTTTTCCAACTTCTCTAGTACTGGATTAAGGCATAAAAAAGGTGCCAAAGCGCTTTCCCAATTCGCGTTTGTGCATCGAAATATATGTTGGGAGGAGCTTGAGTGGAAGGGTAAACATGGGCAATCCCCTGCTGTGGTTGCAACCAAGCCACATTACTTTCTTGAGTTGGATATCCTACGAACGGTGgaaaattttcttgaaaatgtgCCTGACTTTTGGACTTCTAGAGAGTTTGCTGACTCGTTAAGAGATGGTGATATTTTTTTCGTCGAGACTAAAttctttgtagatttttttgtgGGGTTGATGTATGAAGAGGATTCAAGAGATGTATGGGAAGTCATTAATGAGTTTCTCATGGAGGAGTCTTTCTCTGTTTTGTGTCAGCATCTACTTATCACACTTGAAGAGCAGGAGTTCTGTGCTTTTCTTGAATCACTTTGTAAATATTTGAATCGGAGAATGGAGCCGAATGATTTTGGGGACTCTTCTTGCCTGCTTGAGTTTGTGCTCTCTAAATTCAATGGTTATGAATCTATTGATCAGTTGCTCCTGTTGAATGCGGTTATTTATCGAGGACGTCAACTTCTAAAGCTCTTGCATGATGAAGAATCCCAGGAGGAACAGgcaaaaattaatgatattgtGTCTCATATCTGCTCAATTTCAAGCAGTGCTAACAGCTTTGTCCCTATACTGAATGAGTGCCTAAAGATGAAAACCACAGGAGGAATCAAGATCTTGGGGCTGCAGTCATGGGCCTTTCATTATGCATTATCAGAGAAATGCCAGAGTCCAGAGGCCTGggaatctttattttcaaataatggTATAAGTTTCCGCAAATCTGATAGATTCGCGCTGCTGCATGGTGATGAATTGTTGGAAGAAAATGACTCTGAAATGGATGATAGAGCATCAACTAAAAGAAAGagcaggaagaaaaagaaaagtaaaaagaaaaggaaaaggaactcCGATGATGACGACAGCTATGACCATGGTCTGCTGGATTTAGACACATCAAATAGTAAACTAGGTTTGCAAGCTAGGGATGGGAGCTGGTTGCTCTCAACAGATGGGTTTTCTGCATCATGGACTAAT GCAGATCTGCCGGAACACCTCTCAAAGTTTTGCTTTTCCACGTGGATGAAGTGGGCATTTGCTAAGTGGAGGAACGTGGCTTAA
- the LOC133681424 gene encoding GPN-loop GTPase 3, which translates to MGYAQLVIGPAGSGKSTYCSSLYRHCETTGRSIHIVNLDPAAEQFDYPVAMDIRELICLDDVMEELGLGPNGALMYCMEELEDNLDDWLTDELDNYMDDDYLVFDCPGQIELFSHVPVLRNFVEHLKSKNFNVCVVYLLDSQFITDVTKFISGCMASLSAMVQLELPHVNILSKMDLVTNKRDIGKYLNPQGHVLLSELNQRMAPQFFKLNKALIDLVDQYSMVSFVPLDLRKESSIQYILSQIDNCIQYGEDADVKVKDFDPEDIDD; encoded by the exons ATGGGCTACGCGCAGCTTGTTATCGGCCCTGCTGGCAGTGGCAAG TCAACATATTGCTCCAGTTTGTACCGACACTGTGAAACCACAGGGCGTTCAATACATATTGTGAACCTAGATCCTGCAGCGGAACAGTTTGACTATCCTGTGGCTATGG ATATCAGGGAACTCATTTGTTTGGATGATGTTATGGAGGAACTTGGGTTGGGTCCTAATGGTGCTCTGATGTACTGCATGGA AGAACTGGAAGACAATCTGGATGACTGGTTGACTGACGAGTTGGATAATTACATGGATGATGATTACCTTGTTTTTGACTGCCCAG GCCAAATAGAACTTTTTTCACATGTGCCAGTGCTCCGAAACTTTGTGGAGCATTTGAAGAGTAAAAATTTCAATGTTTGTGTTGTATACTTGCTTGATTCACAG tttatCACTGATGTGACCAAGTTCATAAGTGGGTGTATGGCATCTCTTTCTGCTATGGTACAACTTGAATTGCCTCATGTTAATATCCTCTCCAAGATGGACCTTGTAACCAACAAAAGGGATATTGGAAA GTACTTGAACCCACAGGGTCATGTTTTGTTGTCTGAATTGAATCAACGCATGGCACCTCAGTTTTTTAAGCTAAACAAAGCTTTGATTGATCTG GTCGATCAATATAGCATGGTGAGTTTTGTGCCTCTTGACTTGCGGAAGGAGAGCAG CATTCAATATATACTGTCCCAGATTGACAACTGCATTCAATATGGAGAAGATGCAGATGTGAAGGTTAAAGATTTTGATCCAGAAGatattgatgattag